A window of Littorina saxatilis isolate snail1 unplaced genomic scaffold, US_GU_Lsax_2.0 scaffold_124, whole genome shotgun sequence contains these coding sequences:
- the LOC138954665 gene encoding uncharacterized protein: MDSQNANRFTGIIRNAAASIQQMRHTVVSNMPRSPLPTLANCILTPPHLQQPQTRMDSQNADKIIGITRNAEAGIQRDNHYDDMFTGITRNNAAARSQQMRHTVAGNMPHPPRQIPFLARLFPPKVNPFSLGKMNQMCSFCQAFHFLKENHNCCHKGKVQLPPLATYPQEIEQLLTRNTPQSLNFREHIRQYNSSLAFASFGANIALPPGKGPYAFRLHGQVYHRSGCLHPSDVDTAAYSQLYIMEGNQAVDARLQNSHNEHCRRDTMMLLTNLINRTNPYAAAYKQMQQVEVEEEARALADNRTPSSVTMHILRGPDQKRYNNPQQDELAVIFSSHDGAPPQERDIVVYPRNELPKSISYMSANIDPMVYPLFFPHGELGWQCHMQHVPAYSTNKRTRLTTLQFYAHRLSVRQAFSPLFYGSKLFQQYIVDAYIRVETGRMNFIRNQQNHLRVEMYQGLMDHIHSQAHENNLNPGKLVILPSSFQGSPRAMQQNYQDAMAIVSKYGKPDLFLTYTCNPRCKDICDALLPGQQAHDRPDIVARVFKLHLAELINDITKRHVLGKPVAYVYVIEFQKRGLPHCHLLIILDENSKLKIAADIDTLISAEIPDPHEDPVLFEIVKSTMIHGPCGALDPNSPCMVDGNCSKDYPKQFRNETALAIDGYPHYRRSDNGRTVVKGRNEVDNRWVVPYNPYLTKKYNAHINLEACTTVKSVKYLFKYVYKGHDSASVEVREANVLNHDEVSTFMDCRYISAPESYWRLAENKLHLQSHTIIRLALHLPQNQPVFFTPGRHEAAAEASASRHTTLTAFFETNAKTPTTYTYNEFPNHFVFHKNSHEWKPRKKGGHTVIGRVYSASPKDIERFCLRVLLHHVRGPTSYEDLKTVEGYTASTFKEACILRHLLSDDVQWDKTMEEAAVFQMPIQLRVLFANLCTHCSVTNPLDMWEKHKDAMMEDFSHQGIPAETSIQLALNHIDSILQQNGLSASILGLPKVHPITICNQETEFDIATETRQAFILTAKLNEEQSLLISSVLQDLAEVNEGKYTSSCRTYFLDGPGGSGKTMVYNTLISTCRSQHIKVAASAWTGIAATLLSGGRTVHNLFKLPVPILDTSTCNVSPTSSHAEYLRSVKLFIIDEASMVPANALKAIDNMLQDITKLKVPFGGKVFLMGGDFRQVLPVVPRASPTVIIENCIKSSPLWPLFRVFKLTKNMRAEQDQQEYAKWLLQLGNGQLQSVLPTAPPNSIDIPPQCNITEDIVNAVFTDVTNPQTLAATVILATTNDTTLHLNDLIVNKLPGQSKTYISADQAICDVEMEADNYPTEFLNSITPPGMPPHQLILKTRAIIMLLRVSAMAHVRTFIVSMSMF, translated from the coding sequence ATGGACAGTCAAAATGCCAATAGGTTCACTGGCATCATCAGAAATGCAGCAGCCAGCATTCAACAAATGCGACACACCGTAGTCAGCAACATGCCCCGCTCACCTCTTCCCACACTTGCCAACTGCATATTGACACCTCCCCATCTGCAACAACCGCAAACCCGAATGGACAGTCAAAATGCCGATAAGATCATTGGCATTACCAGAAATGCAGAAGCCGGCATTCAAAGGGACAATCATTATGACGATATGTTCACTGGCATCACCAGAAATAATGCAGCAGCCCGCAGTCAACAAATGCGACACACCGTAGCAGGCAACATGCCCCATCCGCCCCGCCAAATACCATTTCTGGCTCGATTATTCCCGCCAAAAGTGAACCCCTTCAGTCTTGGGAAGATGAACCAAATGTGCTCTTTTTGTCAAGCGTTTcattttttgaaagaaaatcacAATTGCTGTCACAAAGGCAAAGTACAGCTGCCTCCTTTGGCTACATACCCACAAGAAATCGAGCAACTGCTGACAAGAAATACACCACAGTCGCTCAACTTCCGTGAACACATCAGACAGTACAATAGTTCACTAGCCTTTGCATCCTTTGGTGCAAATATCGCATTGCCACCAGGAAAGGGCCCATATGCCTTCCGACTTCATGGTCAAGTCTACCACCGCAGTGGATGTTTGCATCCTTCTGATGTTGACACAGCCGCATACAGCCAGTTGTACATCATGGAAGGAAACCAAGCAGTCGATGCAAGATTGCAAAACTCTCACAATGAGCATTGTCGTCGAGACACTATGATGTTGTTGACAAACCTCATCAACAGGACAAATCCTTACGCAGCAGCATACAAGCAGATGCAACAAGTAGAAGTTGAAGAAGAAGCCCGTGCCCTTGCTGACAATCGCACACCTTCATCAGTCACCATGCATATTCTTAGAGGGCCTGATCAGAAAAGGTACAACAATCCCCAGCAAGATGAACTTGCAGTCATTTTTTCTTCCCATGATGGTGCGCCCCCTCAAGAACGAGATATTGTCGTGTATCCCAGGAATGAACTTCCCAAAAGCATATCCTACATGTCTGCAAATATTGACCCCATGGTTTATCCACTATTTTTCCCACATGGAGAATTAGGCTGGCAGTGTCACATGCAACATGTGCCGGCGTACAGCACAAACAAAAGAACACGTCTAACTACCTTGCAGTTCTATGCTCACCGCCTCTCTGTACGACAGGCCTTCAGCCCCCTCTTTTATGGTAGCAAATTGTTTCAACAATATATCGTTGATGCCTACATCCGAGTAGAAACTGGAAGAATGAACTTCATACGAAACCAGCAGAACCACCTCAGAGTTGAAATGTACCAAGGACTGATGGACCACATTCATTCCCAAGCACATGAGAACAATCTCAACCCCGGAAAGTTAGTAATACTTCCCTCATCATTCCAGGGCTCGCCGCGTGCCATGCAGCAGAATTATCAGGATGCCATGGCGATAGTTTCAAAATACGGCAAGCCTGATCTCTTCTTGACATACACCTGCAATCCTCGCTGCAAAGACATCTGTGACGCCCTTCTACCTGGCCAGCAAGCGCACGATCGTCCTGATATTGTTGCAAGAGTATTCAAGCTACATCTAGCAGAGCTCATCAATGACATAACCAAAAGACATGTGCTTGGAAAACCAGTGGCATACGTCTATGTCATCGAATTTCAGAAACGTGGACTCCCACATTGCCATTTGCTGATAATACTGGATGAAAACAGCAAGTTGAAGATTGCAGCTGACATTGACACGCTCATATCTGCAGAAATTCCAGATCCCCATGAAGACCCAGTCTTATTTGAAATTGTCAAATCCACAATGATTCATGGACCATGTGGAGCCCTCGACCCAAACTCGCCATGCATGGTGGATGGCAACTGCTCAAAGGACTATCCAAAACAATTCAGAAATGAAACGGCACTTGCTATAGATGGCTACCCTCACTACCGCAGAAGCGACAATGGACGAACAGTTGTCAAAGGCCGTAATGAAGTTGACAACAGATGGGTTGTTCCTTACAACCCATATCTGACGAAGAAGTACAATGCCCACATCAACCTCGAAGCCTGCACAACAGTCAAAAGTGTCAAATACCTCTTCAAATATGTCTATAAAGGCCACGACTCTGCAAGTGTCGAAGTCAGAGAGGCGAACGTCCTCAATCATGATGAAGTATCTACTTTCATGGATTGTAGATATATCAGTGCTCCAGAATCATATTGGCGCCTGGCAGAAAACAAACTCCATCTGCAGTCACACACCATTATACGGCTTGCACTCCACTTGCCCCAAAATCAACCCGTCTTCTTCACCCCTGGCAGACATGAGGCAGCAGCAGAAGCTTCAGCAAGCAGACATACTACACTGACAGCATTCTTTGAAACCAATGCAAAAACGCCAACAACTTACACCTACAACGAATTTCCAAATCACTTCGTCTTTCACAAGAACTCCCACGAATGGAAGCCACGCAAGAAAGGAGGCCATACAGTGATCGGTAGGGTCTACTCGGCCAGTCCTAAAGACATAGAACGATTCTGCCTCCGGGTATTGCTCCACCATGTCCGAGGCCCAACCTCTTATGAAGACCTGAAAACAGTTGAGGGATACACCGCCAGTACGTTTAAAGAGGCATGCATTCTCAGACATCTGCTGAGCGATGATGTTCAGTGGGATAAAACAATGGAAGAAGCTGCTGTGTTTCAAATGCCAATACAACTCAGAGTACTGTTTGCCAACCTCTGTACCCACTGCAGTGTAACCAATCCTCTCGATATGTGGGAGAAACACAAAGATGCCATGATGGAAGATTTCAGTCACCAGGGCATCCCTGCTGAAACAAGTATCCAACTTGCATTGAATCACATTGACTCCATCCTGCAGCAAAACGGACTCTCTGCCAGCATCCTCGGACTTCCAAAAGTGCACCCCATCACCATTTGCAATCAAGAGACAGAGTTTGATATCGCAACTGAGACTCGGCAAGCTTTCATTCTGACGGCTAAGTTGAATGAGGAACAAAGTCTATTGATCAGCAGTGTGCTGCAGGATCTGGCAGAAGTCAATGAGGGAAAGTATACATCGTCATGCCGAACGTATTTTCTAGATGGACCAGGTGGAAGTGGAAAAACCATGGTCTACAACACGCTGATATCCACCTGCCGTAGTCAACACATCAAGGTTGCTGCAAGTGCATGGACTGGAATCGCTGCAACGCTGCTTTCCGGGGGAAGGACTGTTCATAACCTTTTCAAATTGCCAGTTCCTATCCTGGACACAAGTACTTGCAATGTTTCTCCAACTTCTTCCCACGCTGAGTACCTGCGTTCAGTGAAGCTGTTCATCATCGACGAAGCCTCAATGGTGCCAGCAAATGCACTAAAAGCTATCGACAACATGCTTCAAGACATCACAAAACTTAAAGTGCCTTTTGGAGGTAAAGTTTTCCTTATGGGGGGCGACTTCCGACAAGTGTTGCCGGTTGTGCCAAGAGCATCACCAACAGTGATTATAGAAAACTGTATCAAAAGCTCTCCACTCTGGCCACTCTTCAGGGTTTTTAAATTAACCAAGAACATGAGAGCTGAGCAAGACCAACAAGAATATGCTAAGTGGCTCCTTCAGTTAGGCAATGGCCAGTTGCAAAGTGTGCTTCCAACAGCTCCTCCCAATTCCATTGACATCCCACCACAGTGCAACATTACTGAGGACATTGTCAATGCTGTTTTCACAGATGTCACCAACCCACAAACCTTAGCTGCCACTGTAATTCTCGCCACAACAAATGACACCACTCTTCATCTCAATGACTTGATTGTAAACAAACTTCCAGGCCAATCCAAAACATACATCAGTGCTGATCAAGCAATCTGTGACGTTGAAATGGAAGCCGACAACTATCCAACAGAGTTTCTAAACTCCATCACCCCACCAGGAATGCCACCACATCAACTCATCTTGAAAACGAGAGCCATCATCATGTTGCTAAGGGTCTCTGCAATGGCACACGTCCGTACATTCATCGTCTCCATGAGTATGTTTTAG